Genomic segment of Synechococcus sp. A18-25c:
TGAGCAGTTGAACGAAGCCCGTCGTTTGGCGAATCGTTCCGTTTGAGATTGGCATGGCATCTACGCACCTCCGACGTCTGACGACTTTTGCAGCAGCAGCGGTTGTTCTTTTAATCCTTTGGATGTTGATCCAGGATTTTCATGCGATCAGCGCAAGCTCATTGGGTGGTGATGCCTCTCAGAATGTTCGATCCAGTGTCAATCTGGCGAAGTATGGGGTTTACAGCAATCAGATGATTTCGCCAGATGTGACTCCCGGTTTTCGACGGGAGCCTCTGCCGAACTTCTTGTTGGCTTTTTACTTGAGGATGGCTGATCTTTGGTCTCCTGGTTTGCTCGATCAAACAGGACAACCCTTTACAGAAGCCTTTCTAGTCTTCATCAAACAGATCAATCTGGTTTGGGCTGCCGCTCTCTTTACGGGTCTCTGGTTGACGTCACAACTGGTCTTCGCTCCCTTGCTCGCTGCCCATGGGCTGGCTGTGTTCCAGATCGTCGTGGTCAACCGTTTCTTCGTGCTCAAGGCGGTCGACAGAATGAATACAGAGTTAATTGCTGGCACGGTTCTGGTGTGGCTGGGTGTTGTGTTGTTAATGGCATCGCGGTCGAGAACGTGGCAATGGCTTTTGGGTTCTGGTGTGATTTTTGGATTGATGGCTTTAACGAAGGCAACTGGGGCTTATGTGGCGTTGATTCTGTTGCCGCTGATGGCATTAGTGATCGGGGGACTCGGTAAGCGTTTCTGGCTTTCCTTTGTTGCGATTTCGTTTGGGTTTTTGATCACTGTGTCACCTTGGTTAGTGAGGAATCAAGTTGAATTTTCCAAGCTCGTCATTGCTCAGGGAGGGGGTGATGTGCTGTTGATTCGGTCGGTTTTCAATCAGATGAGCTGGCAGCAGTTTGGTGATGCTTTCTACGCCTATGCTCCTAGAGATCTACGTCATGACCTTCTGGGCCCATGGTTGGGCCTTTCCGATGATGATTTTTCTTGTGGGGGCAGACTGTCGGTTTTCACGCGAGATCTTGACTGCGACCAAGAAGCTTTGGAGGAAAAGCGCTATGGCGATGTTCAATCGTTTTATCAGCGGGGAAAGAGGGGCATTCCTCGTGAGCTAGGACTCAAGAGTGATGAGCAGAAAGATTTTGCTCTTCAGCAATTCCGGCGCGAACCGCTGCAAGCCCTGATGACGGGTCTCCCCATTGGTTGGAGAGGCTTCTGGGGATTTCGTGCGAGGGAGTGGAAATACATTGCCTTGAATGCTGCGGCTTATTTGGCTTTGCTTGCGGCTCCGTTGTTGTCGTTAATTGAGCGGAAGTCGTCTTGGCTGATGGTATCAATTGCACCAGTTTCATTTTTTATTTTTTATAGCTTCTTGAGCCATTTTTTGCCTCGCTATTCTACTCCTTTCATTCCAGCTTCTCTCGTTTGCCTGAGTATGCTATTCGTTGATTTTGCAGCAAAGCTATCTAGGCACATTGCTCCAGGTAGGTTGCCCTCTGTCAGGCTTACATGAGTCTTGAGTTTGGCCGCTGGATGGTTAGCGTGACCGCTTGTCGATCATGTCAGCCAGCAGCGCAAACATGAACACATTTAGGCTCGCAAAGCCCAGCAAGACTGTTTTGTCGGTGAGGTTATTGAGTGCGATCAAGTCATAAAGCGCGCTCGCGCAGAATAGGGCTGCGAGACCAACGATTAGCGGAGAAAGAAGTCGAAGTGGGGCGAAATACATGCCCGTGCGCAGAATTAATTGGGTGAAGCGCAGCGTGTCGCGAATGGGTTTGATGTGACTCTTGCCGATTCGCTTTGCATAGCTAATGGGCGTGAATTCAACGGCATAACGATTACGTAGCAAGCAGATGGTAATGGTGGTTGTAAAGCTGAAGCCGTCCGGTAGAAGTTTGAGGAAATCCAGTGACCGATCGCGTCTGAAAATTCTCAGTCCTGAGTTCATGTCAGGGACATCGGTGCCACATAGAAATGACACCCATGGCACCAAGATCATCTTGGGGATGGAGCGGATCTTGGAGTAGTCAACGTTGGGGCCAATTCGAGCTCCAACCACCATGTCGAGGTCCTTGCTGGTGATCTGCTCGATCAGCTCTGGAATGCGTTCGTTCGGATAGGTTCCGTCAGCATCGGTAATACAGATGTAGTCACTCTGACTTCGTCGGATCCCTGTTTTAAGAGCGGCTCCGTAGCCCTGATTGCGCTTGTGATGCACCACAAGCAGATTGCCGCTCAGGCTTTCAGCGGCCAGGGCATTCAGAACATGCTCGGATCCATCGGTGGACCCATCATTGACAGCAATAATTTCAACGTCGTTGAGTTTCGCTTCCTGAATGACCGAGCCAATGCCTTCGATTGTCTCGCGAATGGCATTTTTTTCGTTGTAGCAGGGAATGATGATCGATGTCTTCATTGCCTGCACCATCTTGATTGACTCTAATTCACGGTCATGGCTTGATTGTCTCCATGCATTGGTTGAGTGATCGCTGGCTTTGGCGTCGCTTTTTTGGTGCCATTGGCCTGTTGGGTGTCGTTGCGTGATCATCCGGGGGGCATGCCGTGGTTCTGGTGCGTTTGCTGCTCTTGCCCTTGAAGGGTCCTTCTGACCGCCGGATCAGGCCGATATGACAGACCAGATATCTATTAATGGCTCTGGCCTCCCCAAGGCTCTGCTCGCTGCACTGATGGATCAGGCGCAACGTTCGGGTGTGAGACGGATGGCTCTGGTAGGCGGTGTTGTTCGCGACGTCATGCTTCATCACGTGCACCGTGATCCCTGGCGTGACCCGCAGGATCTGGATGTTGTGCTGGAAGGGTCATGCGTGGATTTCGTCCAGCATCTGCGCGAACAGTTCGGTGATGAGCGCGTGCCCGAGCTGCATCTGCATCCTCAGTTCGGTACAGCCGAATTGGTGGTTGATGGAGTGCTGCTTGATGTGGCCTGCGCTCGTATGGAGATCTACCCCGCACCCGGAGAGAACCCGGTGGTGCAGCTGGGAAGCATCGAGCAGGATCTAGCGCGTCGTGACTTCACGGTGAATGCCATGGCTCTGTTGCTCCAGGCTGATGGATCCCATCTGCTCTGTGACCCCCACAGCGGCCGGGAGCATCTGGCCAGGCGTCAACTGGCTTTTCTTCATGCCAACAGCGTCGCGGACGACCCGACGCGCATTCTTCGCGGTGCTCGTTATGGCGCCCGCCTGGGGTTTCATCTGACCCCCGATGCCTTGGTGCAGATTCAATCCACACTGGCTCAATGGCCCTGGGCCTGGCGTCCTGGGGATTCGTTGGAGGCTGTGCCGCCAGCGTTAGGCACACGGTTACGGATGGAATTGGAGTTGCTGCTCGATCGCGAGCCATGGGATCAAGCGCTTCAGCTCTTGCATCAGTGGTCAGCTTTGTCAGTCCTTGATGCTGGGTTGCAGCATGACTCACGTTTGCATCGGCGGCTGGTTCAGGGCAGGCGTCTCTGCCTCCCCGCGCTGGTGGTTCTGGTAGCGGCGGCCACTGATCCGGAATCGCTGGGTTCGCGTTTGCAAATTCCTCGCCAGCAGCAGGTCTGGCTCGGTGAGTTGGTCAAGTGCCGTCGATGGCTCGACCTTGAAGTGAACCGGGACGCCTGGAGCAGCTGGGATGCGTTGGAGTGGACGCAGCGCTTGGAGCAGCAGCGCTGGTCGCCGGAAGCGGTGGCTCTTGCGGTGCTCGACAACACGTCATTCCGGCGACCGTTGCTGCGTTGGTGGGGGCGCTGGCGCCATGTGACCTCACCGGTCAGTGCACGGGAGCTCATCGCTCAGGGCATGCGTCCTGGGCCGGAGCTCGGTGAAGCTCTGCGACGACGTCGTGATCGGGTGCTGCGTCAGATGGGCTGATGTTGCGTTTCAGTCGTTGCGGTCGCGCCAGCCCTGTTGCGCCAGCTCGCCCCAGTCACCTCGTGCCTTGAGGATCCGCTCGGCCAGTTCGCGCACGGCGCCATGGCCTCCCCGGTGATGCAGCACGGCATTGGCCTGACGGCGCAGCGGCCTGGCGCCATCGCGAGGCGAGAGAAGCAGTCCCACACAGCTGCGCACGGCCAGATCGTTGAGGTCATCGCCGAGGTAAGCGGTGCGTTGTGCTGTGATTCCCACGTGTTCTTGCAAGGCTCTTAGGGCCGGTGGTTTGTCTTTGATCCCCACTAGGCAGTGCTCGATTCCCAGCTGGCGTGCCCGAACGTCTGTGGCGCCGCCATGGCCACCACTAAGAAAGGCCAGATGGAGCCCCGACTTCTGCAGCAGTTTCAGCCCCAGCCCATCACGAACATCGAAGCGTTTCTGCAGGCGTCCCTCTTGATCCAGCCAGAGGCCTCCATCCGTCAGCACGCCATCCACATCCAGCACAAGGAGCTCCACCTGGGTCAGTGAGGTGGTCAGCCGTTGCCAGCGCCATTCCCGCAGCAGTCGTCGCATTCGCTTGAGCCTCCGGTTCAGGCCAATCCGGCCTGGACGAGATCATGCAGGCGCAGTAGGCCATGGAGCTGGCCGTTGTGATCCACCACTGGCAAAACGGAGATCGGTTTGCGTCGGTTGTGTTCCATGCGCTGAATTGCTTCAACCGCCAACAGGTCTGCGTTGATGGTGATTGGGTCAGGGGTCATCAGGTCTTCCGCAGTCAGCATTGGCCAGCGCTCAGGGCCGTGAGCACGCAGCGCGCGCCGCAGGTCGCCATCGGTGATCAGACCCAGCAAGCCTCCGGGATGTTTGGGATTTTCCACCCAGCTGCTGCCGATCGCGCCCTGCGTGAGCGTGCTGATCACATCTGGAAGGGATGTTTGTGGGTGAATCGGGTGGAGATTGGCTGCTGGGACCATCAGATCGGCCACGGTCATCGTGAGCTGCTTGCCCAAGGCGCCAGCTGGGTGATTAAGAGCGAAATCGGCAGGAGAGATGCCCCGCCGTTCCATCCAGACGGCGGCCAGCGCATCGCCAATGGCCATGGCCACGGATGTGCTGGCTGTGGGCGCGAGATTCAGGGGGCACACCTCCCGGTCAACGGAGGCCTCCAACACCACGTCACTGCCATGGGCGAGTGAGGAGTCGGCTCTTCCCACCAGAGCGATCCGTGCGGTTCCTCGGCGTGTCAAGTGGGGAAGAATGGCCAGCAGTTCGCTGGTTTCGCCACTGTTGGAGAGCAGCAGGCACACATCTTCGGGGGCCACTACGCCCAGGTCGCCATGCAACGCATCGAGCGGGTTGAGAAACAGGGCCATCAAACCGATGGAGGAGAAGGTCGCAGCGATCTTGCGAGCCACGATGCCGCTTTTGCCCACCCCTGTGATCACCAGCTTGGCTTTGCAGTCGGCACAGCGCTCCAACAGGCTCAGGGCCCCCTCGACCTCCTCGCTGCTGAGCCGTTCCGCCGCCGCGGCAATGGCGGCCGCTTCCTCCTGCAGGCAGCGGGTAAGTGCGGACACGCTGGATCGATCACAACTCACCTCATTCTCGTTCACGCCAAACGTTCCGCTCATTCGCTTCTGGCAGGCTGAGTGGCCTTCCTCTGAGCTCCCTTGGCAGGTTTGATCCACAAGCTGCAATCACCCTGGCTGGATCTGCTGCTTCCCCTTTCGCTGATGGGCTTGCTGTGGGAGCGCAGCGGCAATCCCGCGGGCATGGTCTGGATCCTTGCTCTCTGGTGTTGTCTCAAGTTGGTGCGCTGGCTGCCTTCGCAGCCGGTGTATGGCGTGCTGATCGGCGTTCTCGCCGTCATCCTCAGCGCTGTGATTCATCCCGTCAGCGGGTCGGCACCCACAGACCTGTTGCTGGTGCTGCTGGCTTTCGCCGCGGGTCTTCAGCAAACCAAAGATCAGTGGCGGATCGCGCTTTGGCTGGTGTTGGCGACGGTGGTGATCTCGCTGCCATTTGTGGAGTTCTCTCGTTTCAACGGCAACTTGGATGCCATCCCCTGGTCGACCCTTCGCGATGCGTTGCCCCAGGGAGCGGTCCGCATTCAGAAGATCACCATTAATCGTTCTGCCTATCTCTACGGCTTGTTCGCTCTGATTGGTTACGGGCTTTGGCGTTCTGAGCGGCATTTCTGGCGATCGGTGCTTGCAGCAGTGCTCGGGTCTGTGAGCTTTGTGCTCGCTTTCGGATCGGGCTCCAGAGCGGCGCTCTTTTTCCCTTTGGCAACAGTCGTTGTGACTGAGTTGTGCTGGCGTCATCGCTACTGGGTGGCCAAGCGAGCCCGGCTTCTGGCAGCTTCGGTGCTGCTGCTCTCGTTGCTGTTCAACCTGACGTTGTATTGGCCGTCTGGGCCTGTTGCTGCCCAAGACCCGAGTGATGTGGGACGAGCCCAGATTGTCCAGTGTTTTTTGCACCAGGCGTTTCAATCGCTGCCTGATTTGGCATCGGGTCAGGGATACGACAGGGTGTCGGATTATTGCGCCGCCAGAGTTTTTCTGCCGGGTTACACCAAGGGAATTCCCCATGCCCACAACGCCTTTGTGCAGGCTTTGGCCGATCAGGGCCTGGTGACGCTGGCGCTGATGGTGATCGCGCTGGCGTTGATTTTTCAACGCCTGTTGGTGGGTCTTGGTAGTGATGCCGCACCGCTCTGCCGGACAGGTCTGGCTTGTGCTCTCTACATCCTGGCCTCCTCCCTGGTGGAGTCGACGCTGCTCCAAACATCTCTGCAGCAGGTGGTCAGTGGCTATTTGCTGGCCATCGCCTGCGTAGCTCCACCGGCGCCGATGCAGGAGAACCCCCGTACCATCAGCCCATGAGCTTTCTCGCCGGCCTCAACGACGCCCAGCGCCTGGCGGTCGATCACCATGAAGGCCCGTTGCTGGTGGTGGCAGGGGCCGGCAGCGGAAAGACCCGGGCTCTCACCCATCGCATCGCGCACCTGATCGGTGAGCACGGTGTGGATCCCGCACAGATTCTCGCGGTGACCTTCACCAACAAGGCCGCGCGCGAGATGAAGGAGCGGTTGGAATTGCTTCTGGCTCAGCGACTGGCGCAAAGTCAGTACGGCCAGCCCTGGAGCACCCTGCCGCCAGTGGAGCAGCGGCAACTGCGATCGCGCATCTATCGAGACGTCACCAAAGAGCTGTGGATCGGCACGTTTCACGCGTTGTTTGCGCGGCTGCTGCGTTACGACATCGACAAATTCAAGGACGCCGAAGGCCTGAGCTGGACCAAGCAGTTTTCCATCTATGACGAGGCCGATGCTCAGAGCCTCGTCAAGGAGATTGTCACCCAGGAACTTCAGCTCGACTCCAAGCGCTTCGAGCCCAAGAAGGTGCGCTGGGCCATCAGCAATGCCAAAAACCAGGGTTGGTTGCCGGAGGAGCTGGAAGCGAATGCAGAGGGGCAACGCGGCAAGCTCACTGCCGACGTCTATCGCCGTTATCGCAGGGCCCTGGCCGCCAACAACGCCCTTGATTTTGATGATCTGCTGCTCCTACCGGTGCAGCTGCTTCAGCAGAACGAACAAGTGCGTGGCTACTGGCACCGCCGCTTCGCGCACGTGTTGGTGGATGAATACCAAGACACCAACCGCACCCAGTACGAGTTGATCAAGCTGCTTGTGACGGGTGGCAAGGATCCCCAGCATTACGACAACTGGTCGGGTCGTTCCGTGTTTGTGGTGGGCGATGCTGACCAAAGCATCTACAGCTTCAGGGCCGCCGACTTCACGATCCTGATGGGTTTTCAGGACGATTTTGGCGATCAGGCCCCCGATGGGGCCACCCGCACCATGGTGAAGCTGGAGGAGAACTACCGCTCCACCGCCACGATCCTGGAGGCGGCCAACGCCTTGATTTCCAACAACACTGAACGGATCGATAAGGTGCTGCGCCCCACCCGCGGTGAGGGTGAATTGATCTCTCTGACGCGCTGCGACGATGAAATCGCGGAAGCCGAAGCCGTTGTGCACAGGCTGCGGATGATGGAAGCCGCCAACCCTGAGCTGAGCTGGGGTGACATGGCATGCCTTTATCGCACCAATGCCCAGTCGCGTGCGATTGAGGAATCCCTGGTGCGCTGGCGCATTCCCTACGTCGTTGTGGGTGGTCTGCGCTTTTACGACCGGCGTGAGATCAAGGATGTGCTCGGCTACCTGCGTCTGCTGATCAACCCCGCCGACACCGTCAGCCTATTGCGGGTGATCAATGTGCCCAAGCGGGGCATTGGCAAGACCACCATTCAGCGGCTCACTGATGCCGCCAACCAGCTGGGGATTCCGCTCTGGGATGTGGTGTGTGACCCAGAAGCGGTGCGTTCCCTCGGAGGACGTTCAGCCAAAGGTTTGCTGCAGTTCTGTGAACTGATTCACGGTCTGCGGGAGCGGCTGCACGACACGCCGCCGTCTGAGCTGATCCAACAGGTGATGGAGAAGAGCGGTTATGTCAGTGAGCTGATCACCGAAGGCACGGACGAGGCCGAGGAGCGCCGGCGCAACCTCCAGGAGCTGGTCAACGCCGGCTTGCAGTATCAGGAGGAGAACGACGAAGGCGACCTGGAAGGGTTTCTGGCATCGGCTGCGCTCGCCAGTGATGCCGACAGCAAGGACACCGCTGCGGATCGGGTCACCTTGATGACCCTGCACAGCAGCAAGGGTCTGGAGTTTCCGGTCGTCTGTCTGGTGGGGATGGAACAGGGACTGTTCCCCAGTTATCGCTCCCTCGATGACCCAGCATCGCTGGAGGAAGAGCGCCGCCTTTGCTACGTCGGCATCACCAGGGCTAAGGAGCGTTTGTTCCTTTCCCATGCCAGTGAACGGCGTCTCTGGGGCGGGATGCGTGAACCGGCTGTGCCCAGCGTGTTCCTGTCAGAACTGCCGGAAGCCTTGGTGCAAGGCGACATTCCCCGTTCCGGGGGAGCCGCGATCCGCCGTGAGCAGCGCCTTGAGCGACTCACGCGCATCGATCGCGACCAACCCAGCGCATCTGCGGGGGCACCGGCCAACGCCGTGCGGCGCCGTCAGGCCGGGCCGGCTCCTGGCAAGAGCTGGTCGGTGGGTGATCGGGTGATGCACAGCAATTTTGGGGAGGGTCAAATCACCCACACCTTTGGTAGTGGCGAAAAGGTTTCGATCGCTGTGAAATTCGCCGGCATGGGGCCCAAGATCCTGGATCCGCGTCTGGCTCCGATTGAGCCCGTCGACAGCTAGGAACCCTGATGAACCAGATCCGGTTCAGCGCGTTGTCACCCAGCCGATCTCACCCCAGGCCGTGCCGTCTTCGTTCAGCAAAACCGCGGCACTGTTTTCGGGCACGCTGATCAGCAGGGGCCCGCAGGTTTGAGGATCCACCAACAGCTCCAGCAGGGCCTGGTGGCGCGGACTTCCACTGCGGATCCCGCTCAAGTTCAGATTGACGCTTCCGTCATCCAGTTGAGCCCAGGCGCGCCGGTTGGCAGGGGCCATGGTGCTGGCCTGACCACTTTCCAGCAAGTCGAGGGCTTGGGGTAAAGCGGGAATCGCAAGGCCGTCGAGCACCACGCGCAGCGATCGGTTGCGCAGCATTTCTCCCAGGTGGCCCAGCAGTCCGAAGCCGGTGATATCGGTGGCAGCGTGAACTGAGCCAGGCTGCTGGCTGTCGAGGGTCTGAAGCGCCTCCACCAATGGGTGCTGACTAGTGGTCATCTGATCGAGGGCTGCATCCAAGGCAGCTGGCTTTGCTGCGCTGCGCATGGCCGCGGCGAACAGCACGCCGGTTCCTAGTGGGCGGCTGAGCAGCAACCGGTCTCCGGCTTGCAATCCGGCTTTGGGCCAGGGCGCATTCCTGGGCTGACCGCTCACGTTCAGGATCACCTGCACCGCTCGGCTGAGTGGTGGGGGAGCCGCGCCGTCTCGGGCTTCCAGGGTGTGCCCTCCGATCAGCTGGGCGCCTTGAGGTTCAAGGGCTGAGCGGATGCCGGCAAGGGTCTGCGCCAGCAGCATTTCCTGGGTGTGTGCCGCGGTTTCTGGAAGGGTGATCACGGTCTGTGCCGCCGTGACCAGAGCGCCGCAGGCCCACAGATCGGAGCAGGCATGCAGGGCGCTGAGGCGTCCATTCAGCCAGGGATCACTGATCAGGGCTGGGAAGCCATCCACGCTCTGCAGCACTGGCGCCATCACACCGGCAGCGCGCATGGGCAGCACAGCCGCATCCTCCGGTTCAGAGCCCAGGCTGCCGATCCCGGCTTGTTTCAGGGCTCGTTCCAACGGCGCTCCAGGCAATTTGGCCGCACAACCTCGGCAGGTCATCTCCGCGGTGTCATCCATCGCTTCGCTGCTTTCGAACATGGCCATGAAGTGGGCGTCAATCGAGCGTTTCCAGCGCCACAGCAGCGGATGGGGACCAAAGAGATGGGATCCCCGCAGGCCCCAGGCCGTTGGCTGCCCGTTCTGGAAGCCCCCTAGCAGTTGCAAGGCCTGGCGCTGTGGCGTCCAGGGCTTCAACGGCTCTCCTTTGACCGCCGCTTCCAGATTGCGTGCCAGGGGCACAGCGGCCCGGACGGCCCAGACGCCCGATGGAGCGCGGGGATGGGCATCCAAAACGGCGCAGTCTCCCGCGGCGAGCACCTGGGTTTGTCCGAGCACTTGAAGGGTCGCCCTCGTGCGCAGGCGGCCAGTGTTGGTGCAGCAGGCCAGTCCGCTCTTCGTTAGCCAGGTCGGCGCCTGGCTGCCGGTGCAAAGCAGACCCGCTTCCGGTTGGGTCTGCGTCGGGGTCTGGTGTTCCACCAGTTCAATCTCGGCTTGGCGGAGCGCTCTCTGGAACGCTGCTGGCAAGCGATCGCTGATGGCCTGGAGTTTTAACGGGCGCTGCGGCCAGCGCTGCCGCAGGGCGAGGACCGTTTCCATGGCCGCCAGGCCGCTGCCCACCACCCAGAAGGGAGCGCTCGCCACTGCTGGAGAGGTCATGGCGAGGTCCTGTTGCTGCAGGTATGCCAGTGCGGGTTCCAGGGGTTTGATCGGTACGAGGCCATCCACCGCAGCCGGACTGGTACGCGTCACGGCACCCAGGTTGAGACTGAGCCAGTCGTAGGGCAGGTCGAGACGTCCGAGCAGCTGCAGGTGCCTGGCGGCGATGTCGAGTCCGGTGATCTCTGCAATCACCAGTGCGACTCCGGCCTGGTCAGCGAGATTCCTGAGGTCGACCTCTACCTGATTGCGTTGATAGAGACCTGCGATCAGCCCTGGCACCATGCCCGAATACAGCACTGTGCTGGACCGGCTCACCAGGGTGATCAGGCCCTGGGGGCGTTTCTGAGGACGCATGGACCACCGGCGCAACAGCAGGGCGTGGCTGTGGCCTCCTCCCGCCAGCAGTAGACCACTCATTCGCGTTGGCCATAACCCGCTGGATTCGCGGATTGCCAGGCCCAGCCGTCACGGCAGATGTCATCGAGGGAACGCTCGGTTCTCCACCCGAGTCGCCGCAGTGCCAACGATGGATCGGCGACGGTGATGGCGGCATCGCCAGGTCGGCGATCAACAATGGTGTGGGGGATCGGTTGCCCGCAGGCATGGCCGAAGGCGTTCACCACCTCCAGCACTGAGATGCCCCGACCGCTGCCGAGGTTGACTGTGAGCACCTGGGGCGCTTCCGACAGCAGGCAGTCGAGGGCTGCCTTGTGCCCCTCCGCCAGGTCCATGACATGGATGTAATCCCGCACGCAGGTGCCATCCGGGGTGGACCAGTCGCCTCCAAAGATTTGCAGACGCTCGCGGCGTCCCACGGCTACCTGGCTCACAAAGGGAAAGAGATTGTTCGGAATTCCCAACGGGTCTTCCCCGATCAGGCCGCTGGAATGAGCACCGACAGGGTTGAAGTAGCGCAGACAGGCGATGCGCCAGCGGTCCGGTGCGCTGGCGGCGAGGTCACGGAGCAGACGTTCCACGGCGGCTTTGGTGTGGCCGTAGGGGTTGATGGGCTGCACCGAAGCTGTTTCCTGGATTGGCACCCGCTCCGGATAGCCGTAGAGGGTTGCACTGCTGCTGAACACCAGCGTGCGGCACGCGAAGGTGTCCATCACCCGCATCAGCGTCATGGATCCACCCACATTCACGCTCCAATAACGCAGCGGGTCTTGGACCGATTCTCCGACGGCCTTGAGTCCTGCAAAGTGCACCACGGCTTCGATGGGATGGCCGCTGTTGAGCGCCTGCTGA
This window contains:
- the galE gene encoding UDP-glucose 4-epimerase GalE; translation: MTQLLITGGAGFIGSHTCVVLLEAGHDLIVLDDFSNSSAHALERVATLSHLPPGNAASRRLRTVTGDVNDRQCLDRIFQQALNSGHPIEAVVHFAGLKAVGESVQDPLRYWSVNVGGSMTLMRVMDTFACRTLVFSSSATLYGYPERVPIQETASVQPINPYGHTKAAVERLLRDLAASAPDRWRIACLRYFNPVGAHSSGLIGEDPLGIPNNLFPFVSQVAVGRRERLQIFGGDWSTPDGTCVRDYIHVMDLAEGHKAALDCLLSEAPQVLTVNLGSGRGISVLEVVNAFGHACGQPIPHTIVDRRPGDAAITVADPSLALRRLGWRTERSLDDICRDGWAWQSANPAGYGQRE